The Phoenix dactylifera cultivar Barhee BC4 chromosome 17, palm_55x_up_171113_PBpolish2nd_filt_p, whole genome shotgun sequence genome contains a region encoding:
- the LOC120104332 gene encoding uncharacterized protein LOC120104332, whose translation MNMNKFSTNLWSNKEVSAITTISNFIPSPLHHHGSLTLPTQQTMNEKLEENWSNQQPLWQQHHENAQNSSNRSSPDEITLEDLLVSWGVVKKGHSSCSISCQSSAPNMHNISSFPIHQMGELLVENQGDQQSLWRQHRENAHNSSYRSSSEEITFEDFLMKFGIILEGKSSCKTSFHPSTPTIYDTSSLQMGLEGTVFGQVETVAYGDHWGPGSVMSGVGPGGIFYEKGWMGMMKIEGHEQRVGDVDHQNLENITTKACPTKMCYNTGGMMGITGIGAQQTKMENGGHLESAIRGISLEEMCFSGVGSIGTKRIEEQQLGMGSSVTPISIDSLIIEPKTYDDKGMERDRSGKRKRMVYKTKKNEMEKKMKDKIKNRESASRSRARKEV comes from the coding sequence ATGAACATGAACAAATTCTCCACGAACCTTTGGTCTAATAAAGAAGTCTCTGCTATTACCACCATTAGCAACTTTATCCCATCACCGCTCCATCACCATGGCTCACTCACCCTCCCAACTCAACAAACTATGAATGAAAAATTGGAGGAAAATTGGAGTAATCAACAACCTTTATGGCAACAACACCATGAGAATGCTCAGAACAGCTCCAATCGATCCTCCCCTGATGAGATCACCTTAGAGGATCTCCTTGTGAGTTGGGGGGTAGTTAAGAAAGGGCATAGCTCTTGCTCAATCTCTTGCCAATCATCAGCACCAAATATGCACAATATATCTAGCTTTCCAATTCATCAAATGGGTGAACTGTTAGTAGAAAATCAGGGTGATCAACAATCTTTATGGAGACAACACCGTGAGAATGCTCATAATAGCTCTTATCGATCCTCTTCTGAAGAGATAACATTTGAGGATTTTCTTATGAAATTCGGGATAATTCTAGAAGGGAAAAGCTCTTGTAAAACCTCTTTTCATCCATCAACACCAACTATATATGATACATCTAGCCTCCAAATGGGTCTAGAAGGGACAGTTTTTGGCCAAGTAGAGACGGTGGCATATGGAGACCATTGGGGCCCAGGAAGTGTTATGAGTGGTGTGGGCCCAGGAGGGATATTTTATGAGAAAGGGTGGATGGGCATGATGAAGATCGAAGGGCATGAGCAAAGGGTGGGGGATGTGGACCATCAAAATCTTGAAAACATCACGACTAAGGCATGCCCAACAAAAATGTGCTATAATACAGGAGGAATGATGGGGATCACAGGGATTGGAGCACAACAAACTAAGATGGAGAATGGAGGCCATCTTGAAAGTGCCATAAGAGGGATATCTCTAGAAGAGATGTGCTTTAGTGGGGTAGGGAGTATAGGGACCAAAAGAATCGAGGAACAACAATTGGGTATGGGATCATCAGTGACCCCGATATCAATAGATAGTTTAATTATTGAGCCTAAAACATATGATGATAAGGGAATGGAACGGGATAGGAGTGGCAAACGAAAGCGCATGGTgtacaaaacaaaaaagaatgaGATGGAGAAAAAGATGAAAGACAAAATCAAGAATCGGGAGTCTGCTTCCCGCTCTCGCGCTAGAAAGGAGGTATGA
- the LOC103704778 gene encoding dolichyl-diphosphooligosaccharide--protein glycosyltransferase subunit DAD1: MAKSTSSDAQMLIRSLRTAYAATPTNLKIIDLYVVYAIVTAVIQVVYMGIVGSFPFNSFLSGVLSCVGTTVLAVCLRIQVNKENKEFKDLPPERAFADFVLCNLVLHLVIMNFLG, from the exons ATGGCAAAGTCCACGTCTAGTGATGCTCAGATGCTCATTCGTTCTTTGCGTACTGCTTATGCTGCCACGCCAACTAATCTCAAA ATCATTGATCTTTATGTGGTTTATGCTATTGTTACAGCTGTAATTCAG GTTGTCTACATGGGAATAGTTGGATCATTTCCATTTAACTCTTTCCTCTCTGGAGTTCTCTCTTGTGTAGGTACAACGGTTCTTGCAG TCTGTCTCCGCATTCAAGTCAACAAAGAGAATAAGGAGTTTAAG GATCTACCACCAGAGCGAGCTTTTGCTGATTTTGTTCTCTGTAATCTGGTGCTTCATCTGGTCATCATGAACTTCCTTGGGTAG